In a genomic window of Leisingera caerulea DSM 24564:
- a CDS encoding capsule biosynthesis protein, with translation MTTKPRAKKFRIRRSPAAAGSREAGAAPAAQGAAAVAAQAHARPEPQAAGAAAARAAAPPPAAERDGAGAAPLSGMVSSAREASMETDIEAIRREGLTGRQLRLARRMAQKHNLDATSDFEAVRMLRERGIDPFARANLLELVVPQNKAQPAGAPQAPGSVQLPQTVPAAKTNLPSAELSPAERRNREIQEIQRDIARRRRRKLSLLAARLAFFVVLPTLAAGFYFYSVATPMYSSKSEFLVLKADSAAGGVGGLLSGTQFATSQDSIAVQSYLMSKEAMLRLDREAGFKAHFTQDWLDPIQRLESAPTNEEAYATYSRNVKIGYDPTEGVVRMEVSAADPEAAAEFSRKLISYAQEKVNSLSQQKRADQMSEAEAALDEAEAQRRAAQQRLVVLQQQGSVLDPEGVVASLRQQIGTFEIQLEEKRLELAALQDNARPNRAKVSGAEADIRRLEAVIASLNNRMVDASAGENSLANLRIQIQMAQADLATRDLMLQSALQQVETTRLEANRQVRYLTTAVEPVPSQEPSYPRKFENTVLAFLIFSGIYLMCSLTASILREQVSS, from the coding sequence ATGACTACGAAACCGAGAGCTAAAAAATTCCGCATCCGCCGCAGCCCCGCTGCGGCCGGATCCCGCGAAGCCGGGGCCGCGCCGGCGGCACAGGGCGCGGCCGCCGTGGCCGCGCAGGCGCACGCCCGGCCTGAGCCGCAGGCCGCAGGCGCCGCTGCCGCCCGGGCCGCGGCGCCCCCCCCTGCAGCTGAGCGTGACGGGGCCGGCGCCGCGCCGCTGTCCGGCATGGTCAGCTCCGCCCGCGAGGCCAGCATGGAAACCGATATCGAGGCGATCCGCCGCGAAGGGCTGACCGGCCGCCAGCTGCGCCTGGCCCGGCGCATGGCGCAAAAGCACAACCTGGACGCCACCTCCGATTTCGAGGCGGTGCGGATGCTGCGCGAGCGCGGCATCGACCCGTTCGCCCGCGCCAACCTGCTGGAGCTGGTGGTGCCCCAGAACAAGGCGCAGCCCGCAGGCGCGCCGCAGGCGCCGGGCTCTGTCCAGCTGCCGCAGACAGTGCCCGCCGCCAAGACCAACCTGCCCTCGGCCGAGCTGAGCCCGGCAGAACGGCGCAACCGCGAAATCCAGGAAATCCAGCGCGACATCGCCCGCCGCCGCCGCCGCAAGCTGTCGCTGCTGGCGGCCCGGCTCGCGTTCTTTGTGGTCCTGCCGACACTGGCCGCAGGCTTTTACTTCTATTCGGTGGCGACACCGATGTATTCGTCGAAATCCGAGTTTCTGGTGCTCAAGGCCGACAGCGCGGCCGGCGGCGTCGGCGGGCTGCTGTCGGGCACCCAGTTTGCCACCAGCCAGGATTCGATCGCGGTGCAAAGCTACCTGATGTCCAAGGAGGCCATGCTGCGGCTGGACCGCGAGGCCGGCTTCAAGGCGCATTTCACCCAGGACTGGCTGGACCCGATCCAGCGGCTGGAGAGCGCCCCCACCAACGAGGAGGCCTATGCCACCTACAGCCGCAACGTGAAGATCGGCTATGACCCGACTGAAGGCGTGGTGCGGATGGAAGTCTCCGCCGCCGACCCCGAGGCCGCGGCAGAGTTTTCGCGCAAGCTGATTTCCTATGCCCAGGAGAAGGTGAACAGCCTGTCGCAGCAGAAGCGTGCGGATCAGATGTCCGAGGCCGAGGCTGCCCTGGACGAAGCCGAAGCCCAGCGCCGCGCTGCGCAGCAGCGGCTGGTGGTGCTGCAGCAGCAGGGTTCCGTGCTGGACCCTGAGGGTGTGGTGGCGTCGCTGCGCCAGCAGATCGGCACCTTTGAAATCCAGCTTGAGGAGAAACGGCTGGAACTGGCCGCCCTGCAGGATAACGCCCGCCCCAACCGGGCCAAGGTGTCCGGTGCCGAGGCGGACATCCGGCGGCTGGAGGCGGTGATCGCCAGCCTCAACAACCGGATGGTCGATGCCTCGGCCGGCGAAAATTCGCTTGCCAACCTGCGCATCCAGATTCAGATGGCCCAGGCAGACCTCGCCACCCGCGACCTGATGCTGCAATCGGCCTTGCAGCAAGTGGAAACCACCCGGCTGGAGGCCAACCGCCAGGTCCGCTACCTGACCACCGCGGTGGAGCCGGTGCCAAGCCAGGAGCCCTCCTATCCGCGCAAGTTCGAGAATACCGTTTTGGCTTTCCTGATCTTTTCCGGTATCTACCTGATGTGTTCGCTTACCGCGTCTATCCTGCGGGAGCAGGTCTCATCGTAA
- the kdsA gene encoding 3-deoxy-8-phosphooctulonate synthase — protein MKKIDTAGLTIGNDCPLTLIAGPCQLETADHARMIAGRLKEACDKAGAQFVFKASYDKANRTSLSGKRGLGIDEGLKVLDTIRSEFGVPVLTDVHTEEQCAVAAEAVDILQIPAFLCRQTDMLLAAGNTGKAVNIKKGQFLAPWDMANVVAKVESTGNENILLTERGTSFGYNTLVADMRSLPQMAQGGYPVVMDATHSVQQPGGKGGSTGGQREFAPLMARAAVSLGIAAVFIETHQDPDSAPSDGPNMIYLDQMPQLIESLMRFDALAKADPIRI, from the coding sequence ATGAAAAAAATCGATACCGCCGGCCTCACCATCGGGAATGATTGTCCGCTGACACTTATTGCCGGCCCCTGCCAGCTGGAAACCGCAGACCACGCCAGGATGATCGCCGGGCGGCTCAAGGAAGCCTGCGACAAGGCAGGCGCCCAGTTCGTGTTCAAGGCGTCCTATGACAAGGCCAACCGCACCTCGCTCTCGGGCAAGCGCGGTCTTGGCATCGACGAGGGGCTGAAGGTGCTGGACACCATCCGCAGCGAATTCGGCGTGCCGGTGCTGACCGATGTGCACACCGAGGAACAATGCGCGGTGGCGGCTGAGGCCGTGGACATCCTGCAGATCCCGGCCTTCCTGTGCCGCCAGACCGACATGCTGCTGGCCGCAGGCAACACCGGCAAGGCGGTGAACATCAAGAAGGGCCAGTTCCTGGCGCCCTGGGACATGGCCAATGTGGTCGCCAAGGTCGAAAGCACCGGCAACGAAAACATCCTGCTGACTGAGCGCGGAACCTCCTTTGGCTACAACACGCTGGTCGCGGACATGCGCTCGCTGCCGCAGATGGCGCAGGGCGGCTACCCGGTGGTGATGGACGCCACCCATTCGGTGCAGCAGCCCGGCGGCAAGGGCGGCTCCACCGGCGGCCAGCGCGAATTCGCGCCGCTGATGGCGCGGGCGGCAGTGTCGCTGGGCATCGCTGCGGTCTTCATCGAGACCCATCAGGACCCGGACAGCGCGCCGTCGGACGGGCCGAACATGATCTACCTCGACCAGATGCCGCAGCTGATTGAAAGCCTGATGCGCTTTGATGCGCTGGCCAAGGCTGACCCCATCCGTATTTGA